A window from Pararge aegeria chromosome 6, ilParAegt1.1, whole genome shotgun sequence encodes these proteins:
- the LOC120624291 gene encoding uncharacterized protein LOC120624291, whose amino-acid sequence MVLVYSCCFWFSLRLGGILVAIFSIIQALVGIIIFGIAHKHSENIKDEISLWMKNFNLIYVNGYLENLQEDPGKYITFSVIILTIYIFVSLLYIYGAYVFNNAAMIGFILIELIRLFILSIIVTTLLLVLKQNIMDIGLVIGASVMGGFVLLGLFYLWVCAASLPLLINEMELEEQAAKIEKLQLLLENKNQRFNSKPLHSYDNEDLYTRQLFVITGNTKPDEESRMNRIFY is encoded by the exons atggtgctCGTGTACAGTTGCTGTTTTTGGTTTTCGCTTCGTCTTGGTGGAATTTTAGTAGCAATTTTCTCAATC ATTCAAGCTTTAGTGggaataataatttttggtaTAGCTCACAAGCATTCGGAAAATATCAAAGATGAAATATCTTTGTGGATGAAAAATTTTAACCTCATTTACGTGAATGGATACTTGGAAAATTTACAAGAAG atCCGGGAAAGTACATAACTTTTTccgttattattttaacaatatacatatttgttAGTCTCCTGTATATTTATGGAGCCTACGTG TTCAATAATGCTGCGATGattggatttattttaatagagcTGATACGCCTTTTCATTCTTTCAATAATAGTAACAACGTTGCTGTTGGTTCTTAAACAGAACATCATGGATATAGGTCTCGTTATTGGCGCCAGTGTTATGGGTGGCTTTGTTTTGT TGGGCCTGTTTTATCTGTGGGTGTGTGCTGCCAGTCTACCATTACTCATCAATGAGATGGAACTCGAAGAGCAGGCAGCGAAGATTGAGAAACTCCAACTGCTCCTCGAGAACAAGAATCAGCGATTCAACTCAAAACCTTTGCACTCTTATGATAATGAAGATTTATATACAAGACAATTGTTCGTTATAACAGGAAACACTAAACCTGACGAAGAAAGTCGAATGAatagaattttttattaa
- the LOC120624212 gene encoding dnaJ homolog subfamily B member 6 isoform X3, which yields MVDYYRILGVSRTATDAEIKKAYRKLALKWHPDKNPDNADESNRRFKEISEAYEVLSDERKRRVYDQYGKEGLNNSRGRHSAADEDYDFGYHSFPFKFRDPEEVFREFFGGSPFGELFADINGHSHRGGRRSHPSTSLTSSLFSPFGFGMQGLDDIFAHAASNGNTFTSFSTFNSSMAGPGSANMRSTTTSTRIVNGKKITTKKVMENGRETVMSYENGVLKSKTVNGVPQSLTYS from the exons ATGGTGGACTACTACAGAATATTGGGTGTATCTCGGACTGCGACTGATGCAGAGATTAAAAAAGC TTACCGAAAACTGGCACTAAAATGGCATCCTGACAAGAATCCGGATAATGCAGATGAATCGAACAGGCGATTTAAAGAGATATCTGAAGCTTACGAAGTCCTTTCCGATG AAAGAAAACGTCGCGTCTACGATCAATATGGCAAAGAGGGGCTGAACAACAGCAGAGGGCGACATTCCGCGGCTGATGAGGACTATGACTTCGGCTACCACAGTTTCCCCTTCAAATTCCGAGACCCGGAGGAGGTGTTCAGAGAGTTCTTTGGCGGCTCTCCATTTGGCGAGTTATTTGCTG ATATAAACGGGCACAGCCACCGCGGAGGCCGGCGCAGTCACCCGAGCACGTCGCTGACGTCGTCTCTATTCAGCCCGTTCGGCTTCGGTATGCAGGGCCTCGACGACATCTTCGCGCACGCGGCGTCCAACGGGAACACGTTCACGTCGTTCTCCACGTTCAACAGCTCGATGGCCGGCCCGGGCAGCGCCAACATGCGCAGCACTACCACCAGTACAAGGATTGTGAACGGCAAGAAGATTACTACTAAAAA GGTCATGGAGAATGGTCGCGAGACTGTAATGTCCTATGAAAATGGCGTTCTCAAATCAAAGACTGTTAATGGCGTACCTCAATCTTTAACATAcagttaa
- the LOC120624212 gene encoding dnaJ homolog subfamily B member 6 isoform X2: MVDYYRILGVSRTATDAEIKKAYRKLALKWHPDKNPDNADESNRRFKEISEAYEVLSDENKRKLYDARGSCHHSHRYSSKNGVNGHRHFSFKERKRRVYDQYGKEGLNNSRGRHSAADEDYDFGYHSFPFKFRDPEEVFREFFGGSPFGELFADINGHSHRGGRRSHPSTSLTSSLFSPFGFGMQGLDDIFAHAASNGNTFTSFSTFNSSMAGPGSANMRSTTTSTRIVNGKKITTKKVMENGRETVMSYENGVLKSKTVNGVPQSLTYS; encoded by the exons ATGGTGGACTACTACAGAATATTGGGTGTATCTCGGACTGCGACTGATGCAGAGATTAAAAAAGC TTACCGAAAACTGGCACTAAAATGGCATCCTGACAAGAATCCGGATAATGCAGATGAATCGAACAGGCGATTTAAAGAGATATCTGAAGCTTACGAAGTCCTTTCCGATG AAAACAAGCGGAAATTATATGATGCTCGGGGATCCTGTCACCACAGTCACAGATATTCAAGCAAGAACGGAGTTAATGGCCATCGACACTTTAGCTTCAAAG AAAGAAAACGTCGCGTCTACGATCAATATGGCAAAGAGGGGCTGAACAACAGCAGAGGGCGACATTCCGCGGCTGATGAGGACTATGACTTCGGCTACCACAGTTTCCCCTTCAAATTCCGAGACCCGGAGGAGGTGTTCAGAGAGTTCTTTGGCGGCTCTCCATTTGGCGAGTTATTTGCTG ATATAAACGGGCACAGCCACCGCGGAGGCCGGCGCAGTCACCCGAGCACGTCGCTGACGTCGTCTCTATTCAGCCCGTTCGGCTTCGGTATGCAGGGCCTCGACGACATCTTCGCGCACGCGGCGTCCAACGGGAACACGTTCACGTCGTTCTCCACGTTCAACAGCTCGATGGCCGGCCCGGGCAGCGCCAACATGCGCAGCACTACCACCAGTACAAGGATTGTGAACGGCAAGAAGATTACTACTAAAAA GGTCATGGAGAATGGTCGCGAGACTGTAATGTCCTATGAAAATGGCGTTCTCAAATCAAAGACTGTTAATGGCGTACCTCAATCTTTAACATAcagttaa
- the LOC120624212 gene encoding dnaJ homolog subfamily B member 6 isoform X1 has product MVDYYRILGVSRTATDAEIKKAYRKLALKWHPDKNPDNADESNRRFKEISEAYEVLSDENKRKLYDARGSCHHSHRYSSKNGVNGHRHFSFKGFFGETPFHRFFERKRRVYDQYGKEGLNNSRGRHSAADEDYDFGYHSFPFKFRDPEEVFREFFGGSPFGELFADINGHSHRGGRRSHPSTSLTSSLFSPFGFGMQGLDDIFAHAASNGNTFTSFSTFNSSMAGPGSANMRSTTTSTRIVNGKKITTKKVMENGRETVMSYENGVLKSKTVNGVPQSLTYS; this is encoded by the exons ATGGTGGACTACTACAGAATATTGGGTGTATCTCGGACTGCGACTGATGCAGAGATTAAAAAAGC TTACCGAAAACTGGCACTAAAATGGCATCCTGACAAGAATCCGGATAATGCAGATGAATCGAACAGGCGATTTAAAGAGATATCTGAAGCTTACGAAGTCCTTTCCGATG AAAACAAGCGGAAATTATATGATGCTCGGGGATCCTGTCACCACAGTCACAGATATTCAAGCAAGAACGGAGTTAATGGCCATCGACACTTTAGCTTCAAAGGTTTTTTTGGAGAGACACCATTCCACCGTTTTTTTG AAAGAAAACGTCGCGTCTACGATCAATATGGCAAAGAGGGGCTGAACAACAGCAGAGGGCGACATTCCGCGGCTGATGAGGACTATGACTTCGGCTACCACAGTTTCCCCTTCAAATTCCGAGACCCGGAGGAGGTGTTCAGAGAGTTCTTTGGCGGCTCTCCATTTGGCGAGTTATTTGCTG ATATAAACGGGCACAGCCACCGCGGAGGCCGGCGCAGTCACCCGAGCACGTCGCTGACGTCGTCTCTATTCAGCCCGTTCGGCTTCGGTATGCAGGGCCTCGACGACATCTTCGCGCACGCGGCGTCCAACGGGAACACGTTCACGTCGTTCTCCACGTTCAACAGCTCGATGGCCGGCCCGGGCAGCGCCAACATGCGCAGCACTACCACCAGTACAAGGATTGTGAACGGCAAGAAGATTACTACTAAAAA GGTCATGGAGAATGGTCGCGAGACTGTAATGTCCTATGAAAATGGCGTTCTCAAATCAAAGACTGTTAATGGCGTACCTCAATCTTTAACATAcagttaa
- the LOC120624377 gene encoding Golgi reassembly-stacking protein 2, protein MGSSQSSEVPGGGSEGYHVLRVQEGSPGAKANLEPFFDFIVAMENTRLDQDNETLKTLLKKNIDKQIKMLIYSTKTQSVREVMITPSENWGGQGLLGVSIRFCSYEGANENVWHILEVHPSSPAEMCGLRPFSDYIIGADSIMHESEDLFTIIEAHEGRALKLFVYNINDDVCREVVITPNHMWGGEGSLGCGIGYGYLHRIPIRSSQIVPNPHYIPPPAMVPQNTPQQFLVSGVENLNITNETTPLVDTNQSTNLAPIQVTQPQFLSGVPMVNPGVYTSHGSTAPQSMMEQVSIPSGYSEPPMSQTQSVVSNMAAYSSNLAETTLTNLGSIPSVSNMQPPAPLPNLPGIPMNQPQPYIPIMSNYNQPLVPASAPLQQTSSNLVPTFDMSSFTQAPLQPPSLSAGLPVVTPVSLPGMPSITVSATLPVSTMQEIHQQQVLQQQDLLS, encoded by the exons ATGGGTTCATCACAAAGCTCTGAAGTTCCGGGAGGTGGTTCTGAGGGTTACCATGTACTAAGG GTCCAAGAAGGTTCTCCGGGTGCAAAAGCAAATCTCGAACCGTTTTTTGACTTTATAGTAGCAATGGAAAATACTAGATTAGATCAAGACAATGAAACTCTTAAAACCcttttaaaaaagaatattgataaacaaataaaaatgcttatttatagtacaaaaactcAATCAGTCCGGGAAGTGATGATTACACCCAGTGAAAACTGGGGAGGACAAGGCCTTCTTGGTGTCAGTATTCGATTTTGTTCATATGAAGGTGCTAACGAAAATGTTTGGCATATCTTA GAAGTTCATCCATCTTCGCCGGCTGAAATGTGTGGCTTGCGGCCATTTTCTGATTATATAATTGGTGCAGATTCTATCATGCATGAAAGCGAAGATCTTTTTACTATAATTGAAGCACATGAAGGCAGAGCTTtaaagctttttgtttataatattaatgatgatGTTTGCCGAGAAGTTGTCATTACACCTAATCATATGTGGGGTGGTGAAGGAAGTCTTGGATGTGGCATTGGCTATGGTTATTTGCACAGGATTCCTATACGAAGCAGTCAAATTGTACCAAACCCACATTACATTCCACCACCAGCAATG gtacCGCAGAACACACCGCAGCAGTTCTTGGTGTCAGGTGttgaaaacttaaatataacaaatgAAACAACTCCACTTGTTGACACAAATCAGAGCACAAACTTAGCACCAATTCAGGTTACGCAACCACAATTTCTATCTGGAGTGCCTATGGTGAATCCTGGAGTTTATACATCCCATGGTAGTACTGCACCGCAAAGTATGATGGAGCAAGTGAGCATACCATCAGGATACTCTGAACCACCAATGTCACAAACACAATCTGTGGTATCTAATATGGCTGCTTACTCTAGCA ATCTCGCTGAAACAACATTGACCAATTTAGGTAGTATACCCTCAGTTTCTAATATGCAACCTCCGGCACCCTTACCAAATTTACCAGGCATTCCTATGAACCAGCCACAGCCTTATATACCAataatgtcaaattataatcaacCTTTAGTTCCCGCATCTGCCCCTTTACAACAAACATCATCGAATTTAGTTCCCACGTTTGACATGAGTAGTTTTACCCAAGCACCGCTGCAGCCGCCGTCGTTAAGTGCTGGCTTGCCCGTAGTAACGCCAGTATCCTTACCAGGGATGCCTTCAATAACTGTAAGTGCTACGTTGCCTGTTTCGACAATGCAAGAAATACATCAACAGCAAGTTCTACAACAGCAAGATCTATTATCatag
- the LOC120624515 gene encoding hyccin: MAEWKHLITEWLSEYAALRDNEIKSFAAEHEHNHEIATALFNLLYREDDKEGFSNVKGQNDDIDQQMLENVCIQLFSFYRSKEAELQRFTLQFVPTLIYRYLSSVAQSNTKSCRCIETLLIGLYNFEVVDENGKPKVVSFRLPSLAQASIYHEPLSLGSQFLTESALRRWEECNTKLVSWGPHSQVEMINAQNRLKVMAALCFVYNRHLSLLPKLALRHFCIASSRIVTQGFTKKGASSSRSIQRIPVSSNFLLEMIEGAYFAMFNEFYTLALQAIKDIDQRAQYELLPDVMLVTSAVINSMKNNPSGQPCDGPMGISVALSPATTTVTMSKSMITNASFRTKKLPDDIPIQAGQVVAPDSADMLTAITEEGESDSAPIQRGAGVRNSKPKISAFPVLGKKTKDSKDKTGASSDKKVTVKDTSKGIWNSLSGGGDMVDAQQKANAIESFDGNGSFKDEISLNSAHNSIENSDSRSQGTTDSLDIESTPRFAAMQVSSV, encoded by the exons ATGGCAGAATGGAAGCACTTAATAACAGAATGGCTTAGTGAATATGCTGCCCTCAgagataatgaaataaaaagttttgcgGCTGAACATGAACATAATCATGAGATAGCAACTGCACTTTTTAATCTTCTATACAGGGAGGATGATAAGGAAGGGTTTTCCAATGTGAAAGGCCAAAATGATGATATAGATCAACAG atgctagaaaatgtttgtatacaaTTGTTTAGTTTTTATCGCTCTAAAGAAGCAGAACTCCAAAGATTTACACTGCAATTTGTTCCAACATTAATCTATCGATACTTAAGTTCAGTTGCCCAAAGCAATACAAAATCATGTAGATGCATTGAAACCTTACTTATTG GTCTATATAACTTTGAAGTTGTCGATGAAAATGGGAAACCAAAAGTGGTTTCTTTCAGATTACCATCATTAGCTCAAGCATCTATATATCATGAg CCATTGTCTTTAGGTTCACAATTTCTAACCGAAAGTGCACTGAGGCGATGGGAAGAGTGTAACACTAAACTGGTGAGCTGGGGCCCGCACTCACAAGTGGAGATGATCAATGCACAGAACCGCCTCAAAGTAATGGCTGCTCTCTGCTTTGTTTACAATCGCCATTTAAGTCTACTGCCAAAGCTTGCATTGAGGCACTTTTGTATTGCTTCATCCag aaTAGTCACACAAGGATTCACTAAAAAAGGTGCTTCATCCTCAAGATCAATTCAAAGAATACCAGTATCTTCAAACTTTCTCCTAGAAATGATAGAGGGTGCATACTTTGCAATGTTCAATGAATTTTACACATTAGCTCTTCAAGCTATAAAAGATATAGACCAGCGAGCACAATATGAGCTTCTTCCTGATGTTATGCTGGTTACCAGTGCTGTTATTAACTCAATGAAAAACAATCCATCTG GCCAACCGTGTGATGGTCCCATGGGTATTAGCGTGGCATTGTCCCCGGCAACCACAACAGTTACTATGTCTAAATCGATGATAACTAATGCATCATTCCGTACTAAAAAGTTACCAG atgACATTCCTATCCAAGCTGGCCAAGTCGTAGCACCTGATTCAGCGGATATGCTCACTGCAATAACTGAAGAAGGAGAATCAGACTCTGCTCCCATACAAAGGGGCGCGGGTGTTCGCAACTCTAAACCGAAAATCAGCGCATTCCCTGTACTCGGCAAAAAGACTAAGGACTCGAAAGACAAAACTGGAGCCTCTTCTGATAAGAAAGTTACCGTCAAAGATACATCAAAAGGCATATGGAACTCTCTGAGCGGTGGCGGGGACATGGTTGATGCGCAGCAAAAAGCCAACGCAATAGAATCTTTTGACGGCAATGGGAGCTTCAAAGATGAGATTTCTTTGAATTCTGCTCATAACAGCATAGAGAACTCCGACTCGCGATCTCAGGGCACGACTGACTCATTGGACATAGAGAGCACACCGCGGTTCGCCGCGATGCAAGTTAGCTCGGTGTAA